Proteins encoded together in one Microbacterium sp. zg-Y625 window:
- the rplQ gene encoding 50S ribosomal protein L17 — protein sequence MPKPTKGPRLGGGPAHERLLLANLAAALYTHGSITTTVTKAKRLRPLAERLITFAKRGDLHARRRVLSVIGDKTVVHTLFTEIAPQVAEREGGYTRITKIGNRKGDNAPMAVIELVLEPVNPKPKSAKKSGAAAAAPAAETEAPAEDAAVEEAPAEETAAEETAAEETPAAEAGAESPEEGAAAEAAAEDAVEAPAKSE from the coding sequence ATGCCCAAGCCCACCAAGGGTCCCCGCCTCGGAGGCGGCCCCGCCCACGAGCGTCTGCTTCTCGCGAACCTCGCCGCAGCGCTGTACACCCACGGTTCGATCACGACCACCGTGACCAAGGCCAAGCGCCTGCGTCCGCTGGCCGAGCGCCTCATCACGTTCGCCAAGCGCGGCGACCTGCACGCCCGTCGCCGGGTGCTGTCGGTCATCGGCGACAAGACCGTCGTGCACACGCTCTTCACCGAGATCGCACCCCAGGTCGCCGAGCGCGAGGGTGGCTACACCCGCATCACCAAGATCGGCAACCGCAAGGGCGACAACGCCCCCATGGCCGTCATCGAGCTCGTGCTCGAGCCGGTGAACCCGAAGCCGAAGTCGGCGAAGAAGTCGGGCGCTGCCGCTGCTGCTCCGGCCGCCGAGACCGAGGCTCCGGCTGAGGACGCCGCCGTCGAGGAGGCTCCGGCCGAGGAGACCGCCGCCGAGGAGACCGCCGCCGAGGAGACCCCGGCCGCCGAGGCCGGCGCCGAGTCGCCCGAGGAGGGCGCTGCCGCTGAGGCCGCCGCCGAGGACGCTGTCGAGGCTCCCGCGAAGTCCGAGTGA
- a CDS encoding VOC family protein: MEHFEIPADDIGRAQAFYREVLGFEYEPWGDDMGVLRQPEGEGVNGDLHQRGTAPHPTVVFTVDRIEDTVALAVARGGELLGAIQPLDETSRWAYIRDSEGNLIGLYDEVSAA, translated from the coding sequence ATGGAGCATTTCGAGATCCCCGCAGACGACATCGGCCGCGCGCAGGCGTTCTACCGGGAGGTCCTCGGGTTCGAGTACGAACCGTGGGGCGACGACATGGGCGTGCTGCGACAGCCCGAAGGCGAGGGCGTCAACGGCGACCTGCATCAGCGCGGCACCGCCCCGCATCCGACCGTGGTCTTCACCGTCGACCGCATCGAGGACACCGTGGCTCTCGCGGTGGCCCGCGGCGGCGAGCTGCTGGGGGCGATCCAACCGCTCGACGAGACGTCGCGGTGGGCGTACATCCGCGACAGCGAGGGAAACCTGATCGGCCTGTACGACGAAGTGTCGGCGGCCTGA
- the tyrS gene encoding tyrosine--tRNA ligase: protein MSTEALTIAEPAIDPSFDNVWDELVWRGLVHVSTDQQALRDLLAGDPITYYCGFDPTAPSLHLGNLVQLLVLRRIQLAGHRPLGLVGGSTGLIGDPRPSAERTLNTPEVVAEWVTRLRGQVERFLSFEGDNAARIVNNLDWTAPLSAIDFLREVGKHYRVGTMLKKDAVAARLNSDAGISYTEFSYQILQGMDYLELYRQYDCVLQTGGSDQWGNLTSGTDLIHRVEGVSVHAIGTPLITNSDGTKFGKSEGNAIWLDAEMCSPYRMYQFWLNSDDADVVNRLKIFTFLTRDEITEYERLVAEEPFRRAAQKRLALEVTTLVHGPDATAAVIAASEALFGKGDLTELDAATLRSALEELPNAEVPAETTVAQALVETGLTASLSEARRAIAQGGVTLDGIRVEDEGTPVTGGLPGGVSVLRRGKKTLAGLFVSPTAG, encoded by the coding sequence GTGTCCACCGAAGCCTTGACGATCGCCGAACCCGCGATCGACCCCTCGTTCGACAACGTGTGGGATGAGCTCGTCTGGCGAGGGCTCGTGCACGTGTCCACCGATCAGCAGGCGCTGCGCGACCTGCTCGCCGGCGACCCGATCACCTACTACTGCGGGTTCGACCCGACCGCCCCGAGCCTGCACCTCGGAAACCTCGTGCAGCTGCTGGTGCTGCGGCGCATCCAGCTGGCCGGGCACCGCCCGCTCGGACTCGTCGGCGGCTCGACAGGGCTGATCGGAGACCCGCGTCCCAGTGCGGAGCGCACCCTGAACACTCCCGAGGTGGTCGCCGAGTGGGTGACGCGCCTGCGCGGCCAGGTCGAGCGGTTCCTGAGCTTCGAGGGCGACAACGCCGCGCGCATCGTCAACAACCTCGACTGGACGGCGCCGCTGTCGGCGATCGACTTCCTGCGCGAGGTCGGCAAGCACTACCGCGTCGGCACCATGCTCAAGAAGGACGCGGTCGCGGCGCGGCTGAACTCGGATGCCGGCATCAGCTACACCGAGTTCAGCTACCAGATCCTTCAGGGCATGGACTACCTCGAGCTCTACCGCCAGTACGACTGCGTGCTGCAGACCGGCGGCAGTGATCAGTGGGGCAACCTCACCAGCGGCACGGATCTCATCCACCGCGTGGAGGGCGTCTCGGTGCACGCCATCGGCACGCCGCTGATCACCAACAGCGACGGGACCAAGTTCGGCAAGAGCGAGGGCAACGCCATCTGGCTCGACGCCGAGATGTGCAGCCCGTACCGGATGTACCAGTTCTGGCTCAACAGTGACGACGCCGACGTGGTGAACCGCCTCAAGATCTTCACGTTCCTCACCCGGGACGAGATCACCGAGTACGAGCGGCTGGTGGCCGAGGAGCCGTTCCGCCGGGCTGCCCAGAAGCGGCTCGCGCTCGAGGTGACGACCCTGGTGCACGGACCGGACGCGACCGCCGCGGTCATCGCGGCATCCGAGGCGCTGTTCGGCAAGGGCGATCTGACGGAGCTGGATGCCGCAACCCTCCGATCCGCCCTCGAAGAGCTGCCGAATGCCGAGGTCCCGGCGGAGACGACGGTGGCGCAGGCGCTCGTCGAGACCGGGCTCACCGCGAGTCTCTCGGAAGCGCGTCGTGCGATCGCACAGGGCGGGGTGACGCTTGACGGCATCCGCGTCGAAGACGAGGGGACGCCGGTGACCGGCGGTCTGCCGGGCGGGGTGTCGGTGCTGCGACGCGGCAAGAAGACGCTCGCCGGGCTCTTCGTCTCCCCGACCGCCGGCTGA
- a CDS encoding DUF4184 family protein, translating to MPFTPSHALVALPFVRTPLVPAAIAIGAMTPDLPLFLRGTPLTYAATHSWTGLAATVLVAFALLLVWRCLLRPAVRELSPRWLAARLPAEWDMPAGSAARDAVGLLPGSSRGRGYPLLLVASLLLGVVSHIVWDAFTHRGRWGVGLIPGLDGVWGPFTGFRWIQYVSGVVGLAVIGVWALLWLRRRRAVMPGASVLPAFVRWAWWLSLPVTLLSAWGIGLARYGPFSEDFTVAHLAYRVLPPACGLWGAVTLVLAVVVQMLRARVRRRGSAPVGVGPTSA from the coding sequence ATGCCGTTCACGCCGAGCCATGCCCTTGTCGCGCTGCCGTTCGTGCGCACGCCGCTCGTCCCGGCGGCGATCGCCATCGGGGCGATGACCCCCGACCTGCCGCTCTTCCTGCGGGGGACGCCACTGACCTACGCCGCCACGCACTCGTGGACCGGGCTCGCCGCGACCGTGCTCGTCGCCTTCGCGCTGCTGCTGGTGTGGCGGTGCCTGCTGCGTCCGGCGGTGCGCGAGCTGTCGCCCCGGTGGCTCGCCGCCCGGCTGCCGGCGGAGTGGGACATGCCGGCAGGGTCCGCTGCCCGGGACGCCGTGGGACTGCTCCCCGGCAGCTCACGGGGGAGGGGCTACCCGCTGCTGCTCGTGGCATCGCTGCTGCTGGGCGTCGTCAGCCACATCGTGTGGGATGCCTTCACGCACCGAGGCCGTTGGGGCGTCGGCCTGATCCCGGGTCTGGATGGCGTATGGGGACCGTTCACCGGGTTCCGGTGGATCCAGTACGTCTCGGGTGTGGTCGGGCTCGCGGTCATCGGGGTGTGGGCGCTGCTCTGGCTGCGCCGCCGCCGTGCGGTGATGCCCGGCGCATCGGTGCTCCCTGCATTCGTTCGATGGGCGTGGTGGCTGTCGCTGCCGGTCACGCTCCTCTCGGCGTGGGGGATCGGACTCGCCCGCTACGGCCCGTTTTCCGAGGACTTCACCGTCGCGCACCTCGCGTACCGGGTGCTGCCGCCGGCTTGCGGGCTGTGGGGAGCGGTCACGCTGGTGCTCGCCGTCGTCGTCCAGATGCTGCGGGCGCGGGTGCGCAGGCGCGGTTCGGCGCCTGTAGGGGTGGGGCCGACTTCCGCGTGA
- a CDS encoding GNAT family N-acetyltransferase → MTEQTLADRIGLAPEPAMPQHPDVPTWRMATPEDIDAMHGISTAAGRVDHPTWSMPREDIADTFEMSHIDHSRDTVIGFAADGTPVAYGSAFVHPSRDVRVQVDIAGEVHPEWRRRGVGTQVVQWQYAQAVRRLAESGSTLPGTVRAYAEGANDDAAALLERHGLRVQRWFTTMQRDLSEPIPARETPDGFVLVPYSSERALDALEARNDAFRDHWGSLPSAPETWQKFVGGPFLRPDLSTLVLDGDRIVAFCLGSVNEEDWAALGASHVYIDLIGVVRSHRGRGLAPLVIAESLRAAAAAGLEKAVLDVDTESPTGAHSLYESLGFVATERERVLVREF, encoded by the coding sequence GTGACTGAGCAGACTCTTGCCGACCGAATCGGCCTCGCACCGGAGCCGGCGATGCCGCAGCATCCCGACGTGCCGACCTGGCGCATGGCCACCCCCGAGGACATCGACGCGATGCACGGCATCTCGACCGCGGCCGGTCGCGTTGACCACCCCACGTGGAGCATGCCCCGCGAGGACATCGCCGACACCTTCGAGATGTCGCACATCGACCACAGCCGGGACACCGTCATCGGGTTCGCCGCGGACGGCACGCCGGTGGCCTACGGCAGCGCCTTCGTGCACCCCTCGCGCGACGTCCGCGTGCAGGTCGACATCGCCGGCGAGGTGCACCCCGAATGGCGGCGGCGCGGGGTCGGCACCCAGGTGGTGCAGTGGCAGTACGCCCAGGCGGTGCGCCGGCTGGCCGAATCCGGGTCCACCCTTCCCGGCACCGTCCGCGCCTACGCCGAGGGCGCCAACGACGACGCGGCCGCGCTCCTCGAGCGCCACGGGCTGCGGGTGCAACGCTGGTTCACGACCATGCAGCGGGACCTCTCCGAACCGATCCCGGCGCGGGAGACCCCCGACGGCTTCGTGCTCGTCCCGTACAGCTCCGAGCGTGCGCTGGACGCTCTCGAGGCCCGCAACGACGCCTTCCGCGACCACTGGGGCAGCCTCCCCAGCGCTCCCGAGACCTGGCAGAAGTTCGTGGGCGGCCCGTTCCTGCGCCCGGACCTGTCGACCCTCGTGCTCGACGGCGATCGCATCGTCGCGTTCTGCCTCGGCTCCGTGAACGAGGAGGACTGGGCCGCGCTCGGCGCGTCCCACGTGTACATCGACCTCATCGGTGTCGTGCGCTCGCACCGCGGGCGGGGCCTCGCACCGCTCGTCATCGCCGAGTCGCTGCGCGCGGCGGCGGCCGCGGGCCTCGAGAAGGCCGTGCTCGACGTCGACACCGAGAGCCCGACCGGCGCCCACTCGCTCTACGAGAGTCTGGGTTTCGTCGCGACCGAACGCGAGCGCGTGCTCGTGCGCGAGTTCTAG